The Humulus lupulus chromosome 7, drHumLupu1.1, whole genome shotgun sequence region CTACAATAGATTTATCTTGGCTACGACTAGTGGACAATTTGGAAATATTTGATCAATATCCTTGGGGGAGGCTGGTATATGAGAAGATTATAGATCAAATCACTCGTGTAAAGTTCCGGAAAGATCATAATAAAGATATTATCAGGTGGAACTTCATATGTTGTCCTTGGATATTTCAggtaaaaaatctaaaattttgATCAGTTTGGCTTATCATATGTTTTTCATGCttataatttttgttttgattCTTATAGATATGGATCTGTGAAGCAATGCCAAAATTGGGAGAAATGATTGGACAAAGAATTCCAGGAAATCATATTCCACGATGGATTGGTTGGAAAATAAATGTTAAGGTCCAAAATATCACAGTTGCAAGAATATCCAAATTAATATAAGAAGATGATGAGGTATTTATCCACTTATAAAAATTGcttatgaattttttaaaatgCAAATATATTTGGTTATGTTAACTTATTTGACTTTTCTTTATTTGCTTTTTCAGTTCTTTGTGCGACCTACTCTAGTTCCAAGTGCAGAAGAGAAGGTACAACTGTTCTATGAAAGGCTTCATAGCTATGTAGACAATGCAGATGACATTATAGAtcagatttcttcatttttaggCGGCAATGTCATCCAGCATAATAATCCTTGTATTGTTGTGGGAGAAGAGGCCCACAATAATACGAGTTATTCTACGCCAGATTCCTCACCTCCATCTCCTCTTCATCCAGCATCCTCAGAGGGTCCTTCAAACCAGATCTTTGTAGATTCTTCTTTGCCACCTCCTCAGTTTACTCCAGTTCGTCCTGTGCCATCCTCACAATTTTCCCCAACTGATCATGTTTATAGTGAATTATTTGAATCACTAAAATGTTTCATGGCTGACCAAGAAAAACTGCACATAGCGAGATATGAGGAGATGGAACATTTGAATAAAGAGAGGTATGAGGAGATGGAACGTTTGAATAAAGAGAGCCATGACGCAATCACGGCAGCCAACTCTGAGAGTGAGTTTCTGAATAGAAAGAGAAATGTGGCATTAATGGAAAAGTTGGATGTTTTGATTGACATCCTTCGACCTGTGAATGCACATTTTTCTGGGTGTGAAGACCCACAGGTAACTTTTCAAGTACTTTAGCTTCTGATTATTCTTTATTTCTTAATTATAAGTTAAATGCTTTGTTACTCCATGGTTGTAGGATACACCTTCCAATGCGCATGCAAACGTTGTAGATGGATTCACCACACCTCAAGGAGAGCATAATATAGATAGTGACCCTAAGGTAACTAACATGGCTGCACAACCTTCCAGAGACGCAATCACCACACCATCTCATTCACCTACACATACCTATGAGACACCACCATCAATTATTTATGAAGGGGTTGGTAACGAAGAACCTGGTGATGAGGTAGAACAGGTAGTTCGAGATGGCCGACCATTGAGATTAAGAAAACATGCTCAAAACTTGTTATCACATTTCATATCATAGCCAAAGAAACGTCGATACTCAAAGTTAGAACCTCCTACTTTCGACCCTTTTAGGCTGCCTATTGAAGAGGATGTGCAAGCTTTTTATAGGTGGTACAATGGGGATACATGTGGTAGACCCATCATTCGTTGTGGCCTATTATTTCAAGAAAGAAGTTTTTTTGAGACTTTGTTGGCAAAGCAACAATATATTGATAGCAAGGTAAGCTTTATCATTCAATTATTTCATATTAATTAGTTAATACTAGTTTTATTTTCCAACTTAACTAATATTGAATAATTGATGCTTTTGGGCAGCATGTGGATGAAATAACCTATATATTTAGAAAACAAATGGACAAATTTCAAGACATCTTTCCACAAGATAGTTGCATTTAGACTGACGAGTTTGGGAAATATGTTCGTGAGTTATATTGCAAGTCTCGAGAGACTAGTACCACAGTATACAAAAAGTCTTCACAGCTAATGTCATTTGTTGATGCAATCAGACCCATTAGAGGAAGAGCTTGGTCCAAAGTGAACTACTTCTATGTGCCATGgaacaataataacaaacattGGATGGCATTGGTAGTAGACATTAGAATGTGGACAATATGGATTTATAACTCCAATCCAGACTATTAGATCTCCATAGAAGCAATGGAAAGATCAATGCAACCACTTGCAGAATATTTTCCGCTATTACTTCGTGATAGTGGTCATTTTAATGAATTTCGTGCTCAGTGTATGTACTTCATGAAGATAGAAGTTGCCCTCGCAGATACTGTTCCTCAAAGCAATAGAATGTAAGTTTCATTTAAATTTACATGTATGAGTCAACTTTTACACCCCAATGCTAATATAGTTAACCTTGTCTTTCATAGAGGAGATTGTGGTATATTCATGCTGAAAACAATAGAAATGCACATTCCTCGTAAGTGCAACGAGCAGCTAGAATGTTGCTAAACGACGACAACATAGAAACTTTTAGATAGGCATATGCAGTTCAATTATATGAAGGTAGTGCAGATCCCTTATTAGATATGTTGTTTTTTTTGTTACGAACATCCACTTTTGGTGTTATGTATTTCTTACTATATTGAAGGACTTATGCATTTacacctaatttataagagactctaagggtcgcattgaaacatttacacataatttataagagaccctcaaattgcactaagagaccctaagggtcgcattgaagCATTTACACCTAATTTAAAAGAGACCTTACAAatgcactaagagaccctaaaattgcactaagagaccctcAGGGTCGCATTGAAGCATTTACACCTACTTTATAAGAGACCTTACAAatgcactaagagaccctaagagtcgcattgaagcatttacacctaatttataagagaccttaaaattgcactaagagaccctaagAGTCACATTGAAGCATTTacacctaatttataagagaccttaaaattgcactaagagaccctatgggtcgcattgaagcatttacacctaatttataagaaaccttaaaattgcactaagagaaccaataattgcactaagagaccctaagggtcacattgaagcatttacacctaatttataagagaccttaaaattgcactaagagaccctaaaaTTGTACTAAGAGACACTAAGGGTCGCATTGAAGCATTTacacctaatttataagagaccaTAAAATTTcactaagagaccctaagggtcgcattgaagcatttacacctaatttataagagaccttaaaattgcactaagagaccctaagggtcgcattgaagCAATTACACCTGATTTATAAGAGACCTTACAAATGCACTAAGAGACcttaaaattgcactaagagaccctaagAGTCACATTGAAGCAATTACACCAAATTTATAAGAGaccctaaaattgcactaagagacccaaaaattgcactaagagaccctaagggtcgcattgaagcatttacacctaatttataagagatcttaaaattgcactaagagaccctaaaattgcactaagagaccctaagggtTGCACTGAAGCATTTacacctaatttataagagacctTACAAatgcactaagagaccctaagggtTGCATTGAAGCATTTACACCTAATTTATATGAGACCTTAAAATTGCACAAAGAGACCCTAAGGATCGCATTGAAGCCTTTacacctaatttataagagaccataaaattgcactaagagaccctaaaCTTGCGCTaagagaccctaagggtcgcattgaatcatttacacctaatttataagagacctTACAAATGCACTAAGAGACCCAAAAGTTGCACTAAGAAACCCTAAGGGTTGCATTGAAGCATTTacacctaatttataagagacctTACAAATGCATTAAGAGACCCTAAAATTTcactaagagaccctaagggtCACATTGAAGCAATTacacctaatttataagagacctTACAAATGCACTAAGAGACCCTGAAATTGTACTAAGAGACCATAAGGGTCGCATTGAAGCATTTacacctaatttataagagacctTAAAATTTcactaagagaccctaagggCCGCATTGAAGCATTTATacctaatttataagagacctTAAAATTGCACTAAaagaccctaagggtcgcattgaagCATTTACACCTAATTTATAAAAGACcttaaaattgcactaagagaccatAAGGGTCGCATTGAACCATTTACACCTAATTTCTAAGAGACCTTAAAATTGCACTAAGACACCCAAAAgttgcactaagagaccctaagggtcgcatgGAAGCATTTACACCTAATTTATAAGAGGCCTTACAAATGCATTAAGAGaccctaaaattgcactaagagaccctaagggtcgcattgaagcatttacacctaatttataagagacctTACAAATGCACTAGGAGaccctaaaattgcactaagagaccctatgggtcgcattgaagcatttacacctaatttataagagaccttaaaattgcactaagagaccctaagggtcgcattgtagcatttacacctaatttataagagaccttaaaattgcactaagagaccctaaaattgcactaagagaccctaagggtcgcattgaagcatttacacctaatttataagagaccttaaaattgcactaagagaccctaagggtcgcattgaagcatttacacctaatttataagagacctTACAAatgcactaagagaccctaaaattgcactaagagaccctaaaaGTCATATTGAAGCATTTacacctaatttataagagaccctaaaattgcactaagagaccgtaagggtcgcattgaagcatttacacctaatttataagagaccttaaaattgcactaagagaccctaaaattgcactaagagaccctaaggATCGCATTGAATCATTTacacctaatttataagagacctTACAAatgcactaagagaccctaaaattgcactaagagaccctaagggtcgcattgaagcatttacacctaatttataagagacctTAAAATTGCACTAACAGaccctaaaattgcactaagagaccctaaaattgcactaagagaccctaaggATCGCATTGACACATTTacacctaatttataagagaccctaaaattgcactaagagaccctaagggtcgcattgaagcatttacacctaatttataagagacGTTACAAATGCACTAAGAGACCCAAAAGTTGCACTAAGAAACCCTAAGGGTCGCGTTGAAGCATTTACatctaatttataagagacctTACAAATGCACTAAGAGACCCttaaattgcactaagagaccctaagggtcgcattgaagcatttacacctaatttataagagacctTACTAATGCACTAAGAGACCCTGAAATTGTACTAAGAGACCATAAGGGTCGCATTGAAGCATTTacacctaatttataagagaccttaaaattgcactaagagaccctaagggtcgcattgaagcatttacacctaatttataagagaccttaaaattgcactaagaaaccctaagggtcgcattgaagcatttacacctaatttataagagaccttaaaattgcactaagagaccctaagggtcgcattgaagcatttacacctaatttataagagaccttaaaattgcactaagagacccaaaagttgcactaagagaccctaagggtcgcattgaagcatttacacctaatttataagagacctTACAAATGCACTAAGAGACCCTGAAATTGTACTAAAAGACCATAAGGGTCGCATTGAAGCATTTACACCTAATTTATAATAGACcttaaaattgcactaagagaccctaagggtcgcattgaagcatttacacctaatttataagagaccttaaaattgcactaagagaccctaagggtcgcattgaagcatttacacctaatttataagagaccttaaaattgcactaagagacccaaaagttgcactaagagaccctaagggtcgcattgaagcatttacacctaatttataagagacctTACAAATGCACTAAGAGACCCTGAAATTGTACTAAAAGACCATAAGGGTCGCATTGAAGCATTTACACCTAATTTATAATAGACcttaaaattgcactaagagaccctaagggtcgcattgaagcatttgcacctaatttataagagaccttaaaattgcactaagaaaccctaagggtcgcattgaagcatttacacctaatttataagagaccttaaaattgcactaagagaccctaagggtcgcattgaagcatttacacctaatttataagagaccttaaaattgcactaagagacccaaaagttgcactaagagaccctaagggtcgcattgaagcatttacacctaatttataagagacctTACAAatgcactaagagaccctaaaattggactaagagaccctaagggtcgcattgaagcatttacacctaatttataagagacctTAGAAatgcactaagagaccctaaaattgcactaagagaccctaagggtcacattgaagcatttacacctaatttataagagacctTACAAatgcactaagagaccctaaaattgcactaagagaacCTATGGGTCGCATTGAAGCATTTacacctaatttataagagaccttaaaattgcactaagagaccctaagggtcgcattgaagcatttacacctaatttataagaaaccttaaaattgcactaagagaccctaaaattgcactaagagaccctaagggtcgcattgaagCATTTACACATAATTTCTAAGAGaccctaaaattgcactaagagaccaaaaagttgcactaagagaccctaagggtcgcattgaagcatttacacctaatttataagagacctAACAAATGCATTAAGAGaccctaaaattgcactaagagaccctaagggtcgcattgaagTATTTACACCTAATTTATAAAAGACCTTacaattgcactaagagaccctaagggtcgcattgaagCATTTACACCTAATTTATTAGAGACcttaaaattgcactaagagacccaaAGGGCTGCATTAGATTATATAGATTAATAGAAAGATAAATCTCAACAGAGTTTACATAGATTGATAGAAGAAACTGTGAACATAGTGTTTACAaaactatataataataataaatcacataTTAGTTGTGCTTCTAACATCTGATGGCGCATGATGAGTTGGACACTTCTGCGCATTATGTTCTGATTGCCCACATTCCCCACAATTATATTGTCTCTTAGAAACTTCACCTTGGGAAGGTATGCGGTTGATTTTTGGTCACCCTTTAGTGATGTCTTCAGGTGGTGCTATCACTTGTATTGCAGTAACATCTTTAGGAATGTTGGTCCACTGTGAGTTTGGAGGAACATGATATATAGTTTCAGCATATGCTAACAACCAATATTCTGAAGTGTAGAATTTTGAACACAACAAATATATAAGTTCCCCAGTATTTTGAGGTTGGGACTTTCCTGCTGCTGCTATGGCATGAATACATGGAAGCTTCTCAATATAAAAATTTTTCCACGTAcaactttttgaccttaaattCACTATTGCATCGAATTCTCCACACATTACATTGTACTCATTCTCATTTAATTGGAGTGTTATCAATGAACCAACTTCATCCCATCTTTTTCTTAAGGTTTCCTCTCTCTTCGATGTCAATGGAGTTGTCACAGCATATGCTTCTCGACGATGAGTAAGGAACCACTGTCCCATGGTGCTTATGATAAAATCGATCATGGCAATAATTGGATACTCTCTTGCCTTTCGCATCAAATTATTCACAGTCTCAACTATGTTAGTGGTCATAACTTCATACCGATTACCACCAAAATGTGCTCTTGACCACTTTTTGAACTTGACACCATTCTCAAGATACTTAGCAACACGTGGATATATTTTGCGAATATGGTCAAAATGTTTATTAAAATCTTCGATACGGTATGCAATTGCAGCTTTCTTGTACAATTTAGTCGAAGCAGCGCTTTTGAAACGACGTTTTATATTCTGCTTTACGT contains the following coding sequences:
- the LOC133791707 gene encoding uncharacterized protein LOC133791707; this encodes MRTIRSNKSLKEVRCISENFLWQVRATKMKDSEFFVIRQYHDIHTCSLMNRNTNHRQASSRVIGARVQGHFKNSKDPLNPRSLAGFMREEMKVQVNLGTVTHIELDSENMFKYFFMALGVAIRGFTYMRKVIGIDATWIKTKHKEKLKELILDSLDLCFISDRHQSIEHAVRHVYVMASHGACYWHVKQNIKRRFKSAASTKLYKKAAIAYRIEDFNKHFDHIRKIYPRVAKYLENGVKFKKWSRAHFGGNRYEVMTTNIVETVNNLMRKAREYPIIAMIDFIISTMGQWFLTHRREAYAVTTPLTSKREETLRKRWDEVGSLITLQLNENEYNVMCGEFDAIVNLRSKSCTWKNFYIEKLPCIHAIAAAGKSQPQNTGELIYLLCSKFYTSEYWLLAYAETIYHVPPNSQWTNIPKDVTAIQVIAPPEDITKG